A portion of the Paenibacillus sp. PvR098 genome contains these proteins:
- a CDS encoding S-layer homology domain-containing protein has protein sequence MRESSYNLSKKNSRQPKDIQGGEKKVMKKSLSAILSLAMAFSMFSSVAMGAEAAKDSSSFSDLKDLDAATKAKFDALIAAGVYDGVSEGVFGLNDKMNRAQFAKVAALIFNLDVDTSLTTSTFSDVESNDPANGYALPYIEALKAAGLTDGYAPGQYNPAGEVTKQELATFLVRGVGLESQVAGTPGVSDKTVSDWAKSYVALAIQQGIVTSGEDGSFGGTSAATRLQLVLASYEAQRVHGEINKPAKASVSEAKAIGYNRVEVSLNRDVDTEKASLALKKGTVNVPVTVKFAEDKKSAVLTLTDQRLSAGTYTVTLGGIDAAEIDKASAEFTAENETITKIDFLNSNDTIAKSNRAIVKLKASNQYGENASISAGAYTVYAGNNNGAYVKLTKNDAGELLLTLDISSNDYQSGIGIVPVNIYHNDTRVTASKNFKVGTTPFITKMEIGEIKYSNGKDFLGGTGETAKFDLINYDQYGNVIAFNTHATDGDVANTRVIFNGYEPALQYVVGDDNNDEVTDVRISLKNNVDKEGNYTFTVYNQAGTATGTVALKSAKVATKIEIGDMDNVVAAGDNDAYIPIIAYDANGQQLSLEDLTSDENLRRIKITSSADLSTTPANLKAAIQQAGEHKGKIKLNVLPTSSKSVFSVTALIAEPNVNSTATKTYTVSDARIPDRFVVKKDSAKKIIAGTGAESKFQIQVYDQYGKELKEFNRVDQNGNVVTSGGSTYKVTVTTNTYGGVAVVPHADYTSAGLPAWTGTADITGTGVEQFNKEHKFTFATDAAGIDDSAEFTAKIYKTTGSQTVDIATVTRKIETISNTADLTYSVSPLNSIFNAGDNAAVVDNVYGTGTTLKSEQRDPVTSKLAKELKITATDAAGDSVALPRTITSVQSSNTSVATVGIAGDRKVYVLGNKTGSATINVAFVTNKGTTVNRTVNVDVKSDPITVETVTAKKTRTITELRANTNAFTLMELTTVNNYGTEIKEADAQKYNHLLGFVFSVSGVVGTGSVTVDRNGIISADPGVTGFDLTATAPNGKSVTTAISN, from the coding sequence ATGAGGGAATCGAGCTATAATTTATCTAAAAAGAACTCTCGACAACCGAAAGATATTCAAGGAGGAGAAAAAAAGGTTATGAAGAAAAGTTTATCTGCTATTTTATCCCTGGCTATGGCATTCTCGATGTTTTCTTCCGTGGCAATGGGCGCAGAAGCTGCGAAAGATTCGTCCAGCTTCAGCGATTTGAAAGATTTGGATGCAGCTACTAAAGCTAAATTTGATGCATTGATTGCTGCTGGCGTATACGACGGCGTAAGCGAAGGTGTATTTGGTCTTAACGACAAAATGAACCGCGCTCAATTCGCTAAAGTTGCTGCCTTGATTTTCAATCTGGATGTTGACACTTCCCTGACAACTTCCACTTTCTCTGATGTAGAATCCAACGATCCGGCTAACGGATACGCGCTTCCTTACATCGAAGCTTTGAAAGCTGCAGGTTTGACTGACGGTTATGCACCTGGTCAATACAATCCAGCGGGTGAAGTTACGAAGCAAGAGCTTGCTACATTCTTGGTTCGCGGCGTTGGCTTGGAATCCCAAGTTGCTGGCACTCCTGGTGTAAGCGACAAAACAGTTTCTGACTGGGCTAAGAGCTATGTTGCTCTTGCAATTCAACAAGGTATCGTAACTAGCGGCGAAGACGGTTCGTTTGGCGGTACTTCCGCAGCTACTCGTTTGCAGTTGGTGCTTGCTTCCTACGAAGCTCAACGCGTTCATGGCGAGATCAACAAGCCTGCTAAAGCATCCGTAAGCGAAGCTAAAGCTATCGGTTACAACCGCGTTGAAGTATCCTTGAACCGCGATGTTGATACTGAGAAAGCTAGCTTGGCCTTGAAAAAAGGTACAGTTAACGTTCCAGTTACTGTTAAATTCGCAGAAGACAAAAAATCTGCAGTTCTGACATTGACGGATCAAAGACTTTCCGCTGGTACTTACACAGTTACTTTGGGTGGTATTGATGCAGCTGAGATCGACAAAGCATCCGCTGAGTTCACTGCTGAGAACGAGACGATCACTAAGATCGACTTCTTGAACTCCAATGACACAATTGCAAAGTCAAACAGAGCGATTGTTAAGCTGAAAGCTTCCAACCAATACGGTGAGAATGCATCCATCTCTGCTGGTGCTTACACTGTATACGCTGGTAACAACAATGGCGCATATGTAAAATTGACAAAGAATGATGCTGGTGAGTTGCTGTTGACTCTTGACATTAGCTCCAATGACTACCAATCCGGTATCGGCATTGTTCCAGTTAACATTTATCACAATGATACTCGTGTAACTGCTTCGAAAAACTTCAAAGTAGGTACAACACCGTTCATTACGAAAATGGAAATTGGCGAAATCAAGTACTCCAATGGAAAAGACTTCCTTGGCGGCACTGGTGAAACTGCTAAATTTGACCTGATCAACTACGACCAATACGGCAACGTGATTGCGTTCAATACTCACGCAACTGATGGTGACGTAGCAAACACAAGAGTAATCTTCAACGGATATGAGCCTGCTCTGCAGTATGTTGTAGGCGATGATAACAACGATGAAGTTACAGATGTAAGAATCTCCCTGAAAAACAACGTTGACAAAGAAGGTAACTATACTTTCACTGTTTACAACCAAGCAGGTACAGCAACTGGAACGGTAGCTCTTAAATCTGCGAAAGTTGCAACTAAAATTGAAATCGGCGATATGGACAACGTTGTTGCAGCTGGCGATAACGATGCCTACATCCCAATTATTGCTTATGATGCAAATGGCCAACAATTGAGCTTGGAAGATTTGACAAGCGATGAGAACTTGAGAAGAATCAAGATTACTTCTTCCGCTGACTTGTCCACTACACCTGCTAACTTGAAAGCGGCAATCCAACAAGCTGGTGAGCATAAAGGTAAGATTAAGCTTAATGTGCTCCCTACTAGTTCGAAATCCGTATTCTCTGTTACAGCACTTATTGCTGAACCAAATGTAAATAGCACAGCTACAAAAACTTATACAGTGTCTGATGCTCGTATTCCGGATCGTTTCGTAGTTAAGAAAGATTCCGCTAAGAAAATCATTGCTGGTACTGGCGCAGAAAGCAAATTCCAAATTCAAGTTTACGATCAATATGGTAAAGAGTTGAAAGAATTCAACCGCGTTGATCAAAACGGTAACGTTGTTACATCTGGCGGAAGCACTTATAAAGTTACAGTAACAACTAACACTTACGGTGGAGTTGCAGTTGTTCCTCACGCTGATTATACAAGTGCTGGATTGCCTGCATGGACCGGCACAGCCGACATTACAGGTACTGGAGTAGAACAATTCAACAAAGAGCATAAGTTTACATTTGCAACAGATGCAGCTGGTATTGATGATTCCGCAGAATTTACTGCTAAGATCTACAAAACAACTGGCTCCCAAACTGTTGATATTGCAACGGTTACTCGTAAAATCGAGACAATCAGCAACACTGCCGACCTGACTTACTCCGTAAGTCCGTTGAATTCCATCTTCAATGCAGGCGACAACGCTGCTGTTGTTGACAATGTTTACGGTACTGGTACAACTTTAAAATCGGAACAAAGAGATCCAGTAACCAGCAAGTTGGCAAAAGAACTGAAGATCACTGCTACTGATGCAGCTGGTGATTCCGTTGCATTGCCAAGAACAATTACTTCTGTACAGTCTTCCAACACTTCTGTTGCAACTGTAGGAATTGCTGGAGACAGAAAAGTATATGTTCTGGGTAACAAAACAGGCTCTGCTACAATCAACGTTGCCTTTGTTACTAACAAAGGAACTACAGTGAACAGAACGGTTAACGTAGATGTTAAGAGCGATCCTATCACTGTTGAAACAGTTACAGCTAAAAAGACAAGAACAATTACTGAATTGAGAGCGAACACCAACGCATTTACGTTGATGGAGCTTACAACAGTTAATAACTACGGTACTGAGATCAAGGAAGCAGACGCTCAGAAGTACAACCACCTTCTTGGTTTTGTATTCAGCGTATCTGGTGTAGTTGGTACAGGTAGTGTTACAGTTGATAGAAACGGCATCATTTCTGCTGACCCAGGAGTAACTGGCTTCGACTTGACAGCTACAGCTCCAAACGGTAAATCCGTAACAACTGCTATCTCTAACTAA
- a CDS encoding S-layer homology domain-containing protein, giving the protein MIRQWVSISLAIALLISLLPPTPAMAAATITITNMYTNPSGGGTNAPQDPNSVTRVTRNPFEIKASITNISASQINTLFYEITNTSTGERLEEKNKKAVMTSSSEITFSNVELTEGLNKIVIKMGDTGSLVSAPGWVYFTPATNLSEFEINNQPWDESKFYPETVTGTSTGLTIKGFAPNAKEVKAYLPGNTTAKNAFISNENDFYYPADINTRIACDSTSEICLQRGDNRIKFVSSNDTNSYQTEKLLIYNDGNPFAYNVKMRDVSGNANSPAAQTSDRYLVDLPQFVKPVGGMNLTFTARIKIDLVPAGAGAPMAKYTTTDLDINGTSLNLNLNNDTIAPATDVPITGTMTYSILPDIVTDTVKNQKFYTIEIKGIQDITPVSQDIQQFSFKFSAAGLPDIRSTYKFIYYDDTAPYVAKMTQVVGKDGATGNDIEVQLGDMPAVNEIAELPAKVKLYANGNTTALDLTVGSQTFTADSGSPAAVNGQQVFTYTLAGILDGTHTLTAIPKNGGTNGPTKTYNIRVTNAPYIIVTNITNNKTIEKLADLTCTVSGTPTVACLTGRVVNFKKSANEATATNYIEVHVNEKVTRIPYANIIDATGNFTFDLRNIATAYGIPATDFEKLMVEGINTIKFSIYVNGSRVTEASYSIFKFSTEAPSFTDIVPDSVNGTRLYTSAQNKDYFTTSERVVSFKGTYYNNPTKGGHSTITLKVIGKDAQGNNFTEYHTIGTGTAGTGQVTTKTVADPGRFFFTTAPSNTGGANNTSFLFNTYDIKLPDKGDIVFEFSVTNDLSQITAFKTITISRTPVPYVIKAPLLYKNEKNQDQASVNSNFYLVVIEAENADSVTIGKDNALKKTELDGSVYVDRYYYEVKNLKPGSNQVKFTVNRGSQKSDGAFILFNTNTPLEGAQYLTGMGNKLSAFNKEVELQFPKDTKLKRLRPNNRNNEFITVERNILFGIADSSTGRVDKSNTAFVDEYASSRITRKVTENTFRTASKLYYIDAGFIGDQSTPEVTIPYLEDGLKGRGIEPFDLNASTGFFNRNAASTFVPTQRGEITLQFDPSIRDDAWKYITVMALTVDENLSGATDISWKNIGGVVDMKKNTIKVPFDKFGYYQVMYMDRGFNDMTDHAYARNELETMYSKGLMNSRTIATFSPSEPITRGEFTAMIVRIFDIPLNYEGPNTFGDVPKIETTNRLYNYKLVETAARAGIVRGLSNNIFSPESTLTRQDAAVMIARAADLKMNSDLQKAQDSLSKTFTDGYDVNIYAASAVEAITKAGFIEGRENVLLPGQRKGTVRFDPTMNMTRADTAVIAMRVLSSQKKVPR; this is encoded by the coding sequence ATGATACGCCAGTGGGTTAGCATCAGTTTAGCCATTGCTTTGTTGATTAGCTTGCTGCCGCCGACACCGGCTATGGCCGCAGCAACCATTACCATTACGAACATGTATACGAATCCGTCAGGTGGGGGCACGAATGCTCCGCAAGATCCGAACAGTGTAACCCGGGTAACGAGAAACCCTTTTGAGATTAAAGCCAGCATAACCAATATTAGTGCTTCTCAGATCAATACGCTGTTTTATGAAATTACGAATACGAGCACTGGCGAGAGATTAGAGGAAAAGAACAAGAAAGCGGTCATGACTTCCAGTAGTGAAATTACGTTCAGTAACGTGGAACTGACCGAAGGTTTGAATAAAATTGTAATCAAAATGGGTGATACGGGTTCTTTAGTGTCTGCACCCGGTTGGGTTTACTTCACCCCTGCAACGAATTTGTCAGAATTCGAAATCAATAATCAGCCATGGGATGAGTCCAAGTTCTATCCGGAGACGGTTACAGGCACCTCTACCGGATTGACTATTAAGGGATTTGCGCCTAATGCCAAAGAAGTAAAAGCTTATTTACCGGGTAATACAACCGCGAAGAATGCTTTCATCAGTAATGAGAATGACTTTTATTACCCTGCAGATATTAATACGCGAATTGCTTGCGATTCTACAAGCGAGATTTGCTTACAGCGGGGAGACAACCGGATTAAATTTGTTTCCTCCAACGACACGAATTCCTATCAAACAGAAAAGCTTCTCATTTATAATGACGGAAATCCGTTCGCTTACAATGTCAAAATGAGAGATGTTTCCGGTAACGCCAATTCCCCCGCTGCCCAAACATCGGACCGGTACTTGGTAGACCTACCGCAATTTGTAAAGCCTGTCGGCGGTATGAATCTGACATTCACTGCGCGAATCAAGATTGACCTGGTCCCGGCTGGAGCCGGTGCCCCGATGGCGAAGTATACAACTACCGATTTAGATATCAACGGAACCTCGCTTAACTTAAATTTGAATAATGATACGATTGCACCGGCAACGGACGTGCCAATTACCGGTACAATGACCTACAGCATCCTACCCGATATCGTAACGGATACTGTAAAGAATCAAAAGTTTTATACCATTGAAATTAAAGGCATACAAGACATTACGCCTGTAAGTCAAGATATTCAACAATTTTCATTTAAGTTTTCGGCAGCAGGGTTGCCGGACATTCGTTCCACTTATAAGTTCATTTATTATGATGACACAGCGCCTTACGTAGCCAAGATGACGCAGGTTGTCGGTAAAGACGGCGCAACGGGAAATGACATCGAAGTACAATTAGGAGATATGCCTGCCGTAAACGAAATTGCAGAGCTTCCGGCAAAGGTGAAGCTTTATGCCAACGGTAATACGACTGCTTTGGATTTAACGGTAGGATCCCAAACGTTCACTGCGGACTCAGGTTCTCCTGCAGCTGTTAACGGTCAACAGGTATTTACATATACCTTGGCGGGAATTTTGGACGGTACCCATACCCTTACGGCCATACCGAAGAACGGCGGGACAAACGGTCCGACGAAAACATACAACATTAGAGTAACCAACGCGCCATATATTATTGTTACCAATATTACGAATAACAAAACGATCGAAAAATTAGCGGATCTCACTTGTACTGTGAGCGGGACCCCTACAGTTGCTTGCCTGACGGGCAGAGTGGTGAACTTTAAGAAGAGCGCCAATGAAGCCACTGCTACAAACTACATTGAAGTTCATGTGAATGAAAAAGTGACTAGGATTCCATACGCCAATATTATCGATGCTACAGGAAATTTCACCTTTGATCTTCGGAATATTGCTACAGCTTACGGGATACCTGCGACTGATTTTGAGAAATTGATGGTGGAAGGAATAAATACGATTAAGTTCAGTATTTATGTGAACGGCTCCCGTGTGACGGAAGCCAGCTATTCGATCTTTAAGTTTTCCACCGAAGCTCCTTCGTTCACAGATATCGTTCCGGATAGCGTGAATGGTACAAGGTTATACACTTCGGCTCAGAACAAGGATTACTTCACAACAAGCGAGCGCGTAGTTTCCTTTAAAGGGACGTATTACAACAATCCGACCAAGGGTGGGCACAGTACCATCACTCTCAAGGTCATCGGTAAAGACGCACAAGGTAATAATTTTACGGAGTACCATACGATTGGCACGGGCACCGCGGGAACGGGGCAGGTTACGACCAAAACGGTAGCTGACCCAGGTCGGTTTTTCTTTACAACAGCTCCGTCCAATACAGGAGGGGCCAACAATACCAGCTTTTTATTCAATACCTACGATATCAAGCTTCCGGATAAAGGCGATATCGTATTCGAATTCTCTGTAACAAATGATTTGTCCCAAATTACGGCGTTCAAAACGATCACGATCAGCAGAACACCCGTACCTTACGTGATAAAGGCGCCACTGCTTTACAAGAATGAGAAAAATCAGGACCAAGCTAGCGTAAATAGCAACTTCTATCTTGTTGTCATTGAAGCCGAGAATGCCGATAGCGTAACGATCGGCAAAGATAATGCTTTGAAGAAAACGGAGCTCGACGGTTCTGTATATGTTGACAGATATTATTATGAGGTAAAAAATCTTAAGCCTGGAAGTAATCAGGTGAAATTCACTGTCAATCGTGGCAGCCAAAAATCGGACGGCGCATTTATTCTGTTTAATACGAACACACCGCTTGAGGGGGCCCAATATCTTACTGGCATGGGCAACAAGCTCTCCGCTTTTAACAAGGAAGTGGAGCTCCAATTTCCGAAAGATACCAAGCTCAAGCGCTTGCGGCCGAACAACAGAAATAACGAATTCATTACTGTGGAGCGAAACATTCTTTTCGGCATTGCGGATTCCAGCACCGGGCGTGTGGATAAATCCAACACAGCTTTTGTCGACGAATATGCCAGCTCCAGAATCACAAGAAAAGTCACGGAAAACACATTCCGGACGGCAAGCAAGCTTTACTATATTGATGCTGGCTTCATAGGTGACCAGTCTACACCTGAAGTGACGATTCCATATTTGGAAGACGGACTGAAAGGGAGAGGAATCGAGCCGTTCGATCTCAATGCGTCAACCGGATTCTTCAACCGAAACGCAGCTTCTACTTTTGTTCCCACTCAGCGGGGAGAAATAACACTGCAATTCGATCCCTCTATTCGAGATGATGCATGGAAATATATTACTGTCATGGCGCTTACGGTCGATGAAAACTTGAGCGGGGCTACCGACATATCGTGGAAAAACATCGGCGGAGTAGTCGATATGAAGAAAAACACTATCAAGGTGCCCTTCGATAAATTCGGTTACTATCAAGTGATGTATATGGATCGTGGATTTAACGATATGACAGATCATGCTTATGCGCGAAACGAGCTGGAGACGATGTACTCCAAGGGTCTGATGAACAGCAGAACGATTGCTACGTTCTCTCCATCCGAACCGATTACCCGCGGGGAGTTTACAGCCATGATAGTTCGTATTTTCGATATTCCACTGAATTACGAAGGTCCGAACACCTTTGGCGACGTGCCAAAAATCGAAACAACCAACCGTTTATATAATTACAAGCTGGTGGAAACAGCAGCCCGGGCTGGTATTGTTCGCGGATTATCGAACAATATTTTCAGTCCTGAATCAACGCTCACACGTCAAGACGCTGCTGTCATGATTGCTCGAGCCGCGGATTTGAAGATGAACTCGGACCTCCAGAAAGCGCAGGATAGCTTAAGCAAGACATTTACAGACGGGTATGATGTGAATATCTACGCAGCTTCTGCGGTAGAAGCCATCACGAAAGCCGGGTTTATTGAAGGCAGGGAAAATGTGCTTTTACCGGGACAAAGGAAAGGCACCGTGCGCTTTGACCCGACAATGAATATGACTCGTGCCGATACGGCCGTAATTGCCATGCGCGTGCTGAGCAGCCAGAAGAAAGTGCCTAGATAA
- the metK gene encoding methionine adenosyltransferase produces the protein MSNPVGRRLFTSESVTEGHPDKICDQISDSVLDAFLTNDPNARVACEVSVATGLVLVIGEISSRSEYVDIQAIARQAIKDIGYTRAKFGFDSQTCAVLVSLNEQSPDIAQGVNKALEAREGQMSDDEIEAIGAGDQGMMFGFAVNETPELMPLPISLSHQLARRLTEVRKNGKLAYLRPDGKTQVTVEYDGPTPVRVDTIVVSTQHGEEVTLEQIQADIKEHVIKPIVPDNLIDADTKYFINPTGRFVIGGPQGDAGLTGRKIIVDTYGGYARHGGGAFSGKDPTKVDRSGAYAARYVAKNIVAAGLADKCEVQLAYAIGVAKPVSISVDTFGTGTVSEQKLVDIVRKNFDLRPAGIIKMLDLRRPIYKQTAAYGHFGRTDVDLPWERTDKAEQLKADALS, from the coding sequence ATGTCTAATCCAGTGGGTCGCCGCTTATTCACTTCAGAGTCTGTTACGGAAGGCCATCCAGATAAAATTTGTGACCAAATTTCGGACTCTGTATTGGATGCGTTCTTGACGAATGATCCGAATGCCCGTGTAGCTTGCGAAGTCTCGGTAGCTACAGGTCTTGTGCTTGTGATTGGTGAAATCAGCAGCCGCTCCGAATATGTCGATATTCAAGCGATTGCGCGTCAAGCAATCAAAGACATCGGTTATACCCGCGCCAAGTTTGGATTTGATTCCCAAACGTGTGCTGTTCTCGTTTCTTTGAACGAGCAATCTCCTGACATTGCCCAGGGCGTAAACAAAGCGCTTGAAGCCCGTGAAGGTCAAATGTCAGATGATGAGATCGAAGCCATCGGTGCTGGTGACCAAGGGATGATGTTCGGCTTTGCCGTCAACGAGACGCCGGAATTGATGCCGTTGCCAATCTCGCTTTCGCACCAGCTTGCTCGTCGCCTGACGGAAGTTCGTAAGAACGGTAAGCTTGCTTACCTTCGTCCGGACGGAAAAACGCAAGTAACAGTGGAATACGACGGTCCTACTCCGGTTCGTGTGGATACGATTGTTGTATCGACGCAGCATGGGGAAGAAGTAACCTTGGAGCAAATCCAAGCGGATATTAAAGAGCATGTCATTAAGCCGATCGTTCCGGATAACCTGATCGATGCGGACACCAAATACTTTATCAATCCGACAGGCCGATTTGTTATTGGTGGGCCTCAAGGGGATGCCGGTTTAACAGGCCGTAAAATCATTGTTGACACCTATGGCGGGTACGCTCGCCATGGCGGCGGCGCTTTCTCCGGCAAGGATCCGACGAAAGTCGACCGTTCCGGTGCCTATGCCGCTCGTTATGTTGCTAAAAACATCGTAGCCGCAGGTCTCGCCGATAAATGCGAAGTGCAGCTGGCATACGCGATTGGTGTGGCGAAGCCGGTATCGATCTCTGTCGATACATTCGGCACTGGCACAGTAAGTGAGCAGAAGCTGGTGGACATCGTTCGCAAGAACTTCGACCTGCGTCCTGCAGGCATCATTAAGATGCTTGATCTGCGCCGCCCAATTTATAAGCAAACCGCAGCGTACGGACATTTTGGACGTACAGATGTGGACTTGCCTTGGGAGCGCACGGATAAAGCAGAGCAGCTGAAAGCAGATGCTCTAAGCTAA
- a CDS encoding alpha/beta-type small acid-soluble spore protein produces MAKNNNNKKVVPESGKALDVMKYEIAAELGLLVGKQVADMNVEFATELGAIPSYTVKEDYWGHIASRDAGAVGGTITARLIKRAEEMMLNL; encoded by the coding sequence GTGGCTAAGAATAACAACAACAAGAAAGTGGTACCGGAGAGCGGAAAGGCATTGGATGTAATGAAGTATGAGATTGCTGCGGAGCTTGGGCTTCTTGTAGGCAAACAGGTGGCGGATATGAATGTTGAATTTGCAACTGAATTAGGGGCGATTCCATCATACACGGTAAAGGAAGATTATTGGGGACATATTGCATCCAGAGATGCGGGGGCGGTCGGGGGAACGATTACAGCCCGGTTGATCAAAAGAGCCGAGGAAATGATGCTAAATTTATAA